In Fusarium oxysporum f. sp. lycopersici 4287 chromosome 11, whole genome shotgun sequence, the following are encoded in one genomic region:
- a CDS encoding oligo-1,6-glucosidase, with the protein MPSATQEISTPVSEAWWKEASVYQIYPSSFKDSNGDGIGDIPGVIEKLDYFKNLGVDIVWLCPVYPSPQVDMGYDVADYCDIDPQYGTMADVERLIEGLHSTGGLKLLMDLVVNHTSYQHKWFRESKSSKDSPYRDWYIWRKPRYDENGERQPPNNWSSYFGGSAWEYDSASDEYYLHLFAKEQPDLNWEHAPVRDAVHDIIRFWLDKGVDGFRKQDGLPDATVRIPGAKFQWGDEHYACGPRLHEYLQDIGKILKEYNAFSVGEMPAVQDPKEVIKSVGESRGELNMIFNFEIVDMDHGDGGKFSPRKWEMQDLKKIVNKWQTFMYKNKGWNALYLENHDQARTVSRWASDKPAYRALSAKMLSTFLCFQSGTVFVYQGQELGMANMPADWEMTEHRDLETLNHWEELKQTTGSDAAVLEIARKEYQLKSRDHARTPVQWDSSTNAGFSAATPWIRVNDDYKEWNAAAQVAKPDSVFEHWKSALALRKELKGIIVYGDFELLDEENDDVFAYARSNGAQKVVVVCNFRDREIPWSPPVDLHSGKVLLANNPEVNLSQKTVNLRPFEAFVCQLH; encoded by the exons ATGCCCTCTGCAACGCAAGAGATCTCTACCCCCGTCAGCGAGGCTTGGTGGAAGGAGGCATCTGTCTACCAGATCTACCCTTCATCCTTCAAGGACTCAAATGGAGATGGCATTGGTGACATTCCTGGTGTGATTGAGAAGCTAGACTACTTCAAGaaccttggtgttgacatcGTTTGGCTATGTCCGGTTTACCCATCGCCTCAGGTTGACATGGGTTACGATGTAGCCGACTACTGCGATATTGACCCGCAGTACGGGACCATGGCCGACGTCGAGCGACTCATAGAGGGTCTGCATTCAACAGG AGGTTTGAAGCTACTGATGGATCTTGTGGTCAATCACACCTCATACCAG CACAAATGGTTCCGAGAGTCTAAGTCATCTAAAGATAGCCCTTACCGAGACTGGTATATCTGGCGAAAGCCTCGATACGATGAGAATGGAGAGCGACAGCCACCGAATAACTGGTCTTCCTATTTCGGAG GCAGTGCATGGGAATACGACTCTGCATCTGATGAGTAttatctccatctcttcgCAAAAGAGCAGCCGGACCTCAACTGGGAGCATGCTCCCGTGCGCGACGCCGTGCATGATATCATCCGCTTCTGGCTGGACAAAGGCGTCGATGGATTTCG CAAGCAAGACGGCCTCCCCGACGCCACCGTCAGGATTCCTGGAGCCAAGTTCCAGTGGGGCGACGAGCATTACGCCTGCGGTCCTCGACTACATGAGTACCTTCAGGATATCGGCAAGATCCTCAAAGAGTATAACGCCTTCTCCGTTGGCGAAATGCCGGCAGTTCAGGATCCCAAGGAAGTTATCAAGAGTGTTGGTGAAAGCCGTGGTGAACTCAACATGATCTTTAACTTCGAGAT CGTGGATATGGATCATGGCGACGGAGGAAAGTTCTCCCCACGCAAATGGGAGATGCAAGACCTGAAGAAGATTGTCAACAAGTGGCAGACGTTCATGTACAAGAACAAGGGCTGGAACGCCTTGTACCTCGAGAATCACGACCAGGCAAGGACAGTATCGAGGTGGGCCTCCGATAAGCCCGCCTACCGAGCGCTGTCAGCCAAGATGCTGTCCACGTTCCTATGCTTCCAGAGCGGTACAGTGTTTGTATACCAGGGACAGGAACTGGGCATGGCCAACATGCCGGCGGACTGGGAGATGACTGAGCATCGAGACCTGGAAACATTAAACCACTGGGAGGA GTTGAAACAGACAACGGGTTCTGATGCGGCAGTCCTTGAGATCGCGCGCAAGGAATACCAACTCAAATCTCGCGATCATGCGCGAACCCCAGTACAG TGGGACTCCTCAACGAATGCGGGCTTCTCGGCAGCAACACCATGGATCCGAGTAAACGACGACTATAAGGAGTGGAATGCCGCAGCTCAGGTCGCCAAGCCAGATAGTGTGTTTGAGCACTGGAAATCTGCGCTTGCGCTTCGAAAAGAACTGAAGGGCATCATCGTCTACGGAGActtcgagcttcttgacgaagAGAACGATGATGTTTTTGCGTATGCGCGGTCGAATGGAGCGCagaaggttgttgttgtttgtaATTTCCGAGACCGAGAGATTCCTTGGTCCCCTCCGGTCGATTTACATTCAGGCAAGGTTTTGCTTGCAAACAATCCGGAAGTTAATCTGTCGCAGAAGACGGTTAATCTTCGTCCCTTTGAAGCTTTTGTTTGTCAATTGCATTAG
- a CDS encoding oxidoreductase, producing MDPYVDFVRNSGGLLVHKSTHHFDLVNFWLQTRPQTVFATGDLAFYGRENAEKRGETKFYTRAHGSEVAKADPFALHLDLNPQLKSMYLDAEHEDAYYRDQSVFGDGISIEDTMNVLVKYRNGASLSYSLTAYAPWEGFRVSFNGTGGRLEVEVVENSYVNSGGDQAHEGSLESRKILLRPLFEKPREIKVEDGVGAHGGGDTVLLNDLFGTPVSDEYMRAASHIDGAASILTGIAANRSIATGQAVNVDDILLVPSS from the exons ATGGATCCATATGTGGATTTCGTG CGTAACAGCGGCGGTCTGCTGGTACACAAGTCGACCCATCACTTCGATCTTGTCAACTTCTGGCTCCAAACCAGGCCTCAAACCGTGTTTGCTACAGGCGACCTTGCCTTTTACGGCCGAGAGAACGCAGAGAAGCGTGGCGAGACCAAGTTCTATACCCGCGCCCATGGCAGCGAAGTCGCCAAAGCCGACCCATTCGCCCTTCATCTCGACCTGAATCCTCAATTGAAGTCTATGTATCTGGATGCCGAGCATGAGGACGCTTACTACCGCGACCAGAGCGTCTTTGGTGATGGTATCAGCATCGAAGACACCATGAACGTTCTCGTCAAGTACCGCAACGGAGCTAGCCTTTCATACTCTCTCACAGCATATGCACCCTGGGAAGGCTTCCGTGTTAGCTTTAACGGAACCGGCGGACGTCTTGAAGTCGAAGTCGTGGAGAACAGCTACGTCAACTCAGGTGGTGATCAGGCCCACGAGGGGTCTCTGGAGAGTCGGAAGATACTGCTCCGACCTCTTTTCGAGAAGCCAAGAGAGATCAAGGTCGAAGATGGGGTTGGTGCTCACGGGGGTGGAGATACTGTTTTGCTGAATGATTTGTTTGGAACGCCGGTATCCGATGAGTACATGCGAGCAGCGAGCCATATTGATGGTGCTGCTTCGATACTTACAGGTATTGCAGCTAATAGGTCTATTGCGACGGGACAGGCGGTTAACGTGGACGATATTTTGCTGGTTCCCAGCTCATGA
- a CDS encoding oxidoreductase, translating to MAETQATRKRYAVVGTGGRSSFFYSAIATEYSKTSCIVALCDTNQTRMNYANSKLKSLGHGEVPTYLASNFDQMIKESRPDEVIITTMDRTHNIYIVRALELGCNVITEKPMTIDAPRCKEIFSAVERTGQKVRVTFNYRYAPHNTKVFELLRSGAIGKVTSVHFEWMLNTSHGARVQIHDTPRHICEYGVDMDAD from the exons ATGGCGGAAACTCAAGCAACACGAAAGCGATATGCCGTTGTTGGCACCGGCGGCCgctcaagcttcttctacTCAGCCATCGCAACAGAATATAGCAAAACATCATGTATCGTAGCCCTTTGCGACACAAACCAAACTCGCATGAACTATGCAAACTCGAAGCTAAAGTCACTCGGTCATGGCGAGGTTCCGACGTATCTCGCCAGCAACTTCGATCAGATGATCAAAGAGTCCAGGCCCGACGAAGTCATCATCACAACTATGGATCGAACACATAATATCTATATCGTTCGAGCACTTGAACTAGGATGCAACGTCATTACTGAGAAGCCGATGACCATTGACGCCCCTAGATGCAAGGAGATCTTTTCAGCAGTCGAGAGAACGGGCCAGAAAGTTCGTGTCACCTTCAACTACAGATATGCGCCTCACAACACGAAAGTCTTCGAGTTGCTGAGATCCGGAGCTATTGGGAAAGTCACAAGCGTCCACTTTG AATGGATGCTGAACACCAGCCACGGAGCCAGGGTTCAAATCCACGACACTCCACGACACATTTGTGAATATGGCGTGGATATGGATGCTGACTAA
- a CDS encoding hypothetical protein (At least one base has a quality score < 10), with product MTSRSVTVTKRYNEPISMRQSSLQCMQEKQATHQSAYNAETERSSRMKKLAYHFVTLCLFTKSDMPTSTGINTTFAIAGILAGPGTISNADIEWNDMGKGILVALYFTWHLTLCFNLGNQRQPQSVIEDGVNKPWRPIPAGRISPELTHKWQLVSIVSLLALCYTTLGAWQETAFYLFCTWLYNERAWGDKSWWQRALMNACGITTNRVATLRVAVTAIQANSHENFEFTNKGLGWFLMCASLVFTTIQVQDLRDQEGDKLIDRQTFPLILGDAPTRWITAVAVMIWSLVCPLYWGLGVVGCAVPILTGAIVSAHMLICRSREQDQTSFRLVAAWWRKKSGPKGPRKRTKEAILQAQRSAKHTRIDIDGEIRAQDLAEAPSSTRHNGSPNSLPSGGSQSPQGAQDMTIVSYDARIPRSSFSYYLNIYHDCLYVVWPVIDHEVLLTRLRNPDNKIAYALAASICSATRAQLRLSNDDAGPSTYKMAYEAEQSRLMLDYSKHQIIDGLLTCFFLHVFYSNTGRITKSTLLLREAIAYAHILGLHQDLFYTDLDHDTIQYHLRIAWILFITDRAHSLQHDLPPTFKLSPTLPELHPQQDAGLGSAFCSLCRLFQAFDDACPPDVRSNQVGFLGAISSQLRARYPLPLCDNEIQRADIVVTDSWLRVVLWKAAIPYVDANTDPNDQGLSVSFPTSVARDLLAKLTTLSSCALETHGPGMMSKLFEVANSVADVIICAPDLADVDSAHVGPRDILCALSSLIASLRTTANPALLTLLREKMMACALGQAGPGRLLQITDVPDGDLQSEEMNLVE from the exons ATGACTAGCAGATCTGTCACCGTTACCAAGCGCTATAATGAGCCCATTTCAATGCGACAGAGTTCATTGCAATGCATGCAGGAGAAGCAAGCGACCCATCAGTCTG CATACAATGCAGAGACAGAAAGGTCAAGCcgcatgaagaagctcgctTACCATTTTGTCACATTATGCCTCTTCACCAAAAGTGATATGCCCACTTCTACCGGCATCAATACCACGTTCGCCATCGCAGGGATCCTAGCTGGTCCTGGTACCATCAGTAATGCCGACATTGAATGGAATGATATGGGTAAGGGCATTCTCGTTGCTCTCTACTTCACCTGGCACTTGACCCTCTGCTTCAATCTCGGAAATCAGCGTCAGCCGCAATCCGTCATTGAGGATGGCGTCAACAAGCCGTGGCGGCCCATTCCGGCTGGCCGCATCTCCCCTGAGCTGACACACAAATGGCAGCTAGTCTCAATTGTCTCCCTCCTTGCTCTGTGCTATACTACTCTGGGGGCTTGGCAGGAAACTGCCTTTTACCTCTTCTGCACCTGGCTGTACAATGAGCGTGCTTGGGGTGACAAGAGCTGGTGGCAGCGCGCCCTAATGAACGCCTGCGGTATCACTACCAACCGTGTAGCAACCCTTCGGGTAGCTGTCACCGCCATCCAAGCCAATTCTCATGAGAACTTCGAGTTTACTAACAAGGGTTTGGGCTGGTTCCTCATGTGCGCATCCCTTGTCTTCACTACCATCCAGGTTCAAGACTTGCGTGATCAGGAGGGTGACAAGTTGATCGACCGCCAGACCTTTCCTCTTATTCTTGGCGATGCACCAACACGCTGGATCACAGCTGTAGCTGTTATGATCTGGTCATTGGTCTGTCCACTTTACTGGGGACTTGGGGTTGTCGGCTGTGCCGTGCCCATCTTGACTGGAGCGATAGTCTCAGCTCATATGCTCATCTGCCGCTCTCGTGAGCAGGATCAAACAAGCTTTCGCCTGGTGGCAGCTTGGTGG CGCAAGAAGTCGGGACCGAAAGGGCCCAGAAAGCGTACCAAGGAGGCGATCCTGCAGGCTCAGAGATCTGCAAAGCATACAAGAATCGATATTGATGGTGAAATTCGGGCCCAAGACTTGGCTGAagctccttcatcaacgcGGCACAATGGATCACCAAATAGTTTGCCAAGTGGCGGCTCCCAGAGTCCCCAAGGCGCGCAGGATATGACGATTGTTAGCTATGATGCTCGGATACCGAGGTCATCCTTCAGCTACTATTTGAACATATATCACGACTGCTTATATGTTGTATGGCCCGTCATAGACCATGAAGTACTTCTCACCCGTCTCCGCAACCCCGATAACAAGATTGCATATGCCCTTGCCGCATCAATATGCTCAGCAACACGAGCCCAGCTTCGCCTTTCGAATGATGATGCGGGCCCTTCAACGTATAAAATGGCGTACGAAGCTGAACAATCTCGTCTGATGCTCGATTACTCGAAGCATCAAATCATCGACGGCCTGTTGACATGTTTCTTCCTCCATGTCTTCTACTCCAACACGGGACGAATCACAAAGTCTACACTGCTTCTTCGAGAAGCCATCGCATATGCACATATTCTTGGACTTCATCAAGACTTGTTCTATACTGATTTGGACCATGATACGATCCAGTATCATCTTCGCATCGCGTGGATCTTGTTCATCACGGATAG GGCTCACTCCCTTCAACACGATCTACCTCCTACGTTTAAGCTCAGTCCGACGCTCCCGGAGCTCCATCCACAACAGGACGCGGGGCTTGGTTCAGCATTCTGCAGTTTATGCAGACTGTTTCAAGCTTTTGACGACGCCTGCCCTCCAGATGTCAGATCCAACCAGGTTGGCTTCTTGGGTGCCATTAGCTCACAGTTGAGGGCACggtatcctcttcctctttgcGACAATGAGATTCAGCGAGCTGACATCGTTGTAACTGACTCTTGGCTGCGCGTTGTGCTATGGAAAGCGGCCATCCCATATGTTGACGCAAATACTGACCCAAACGACCAAGGTCTAAGTGTCTCGTTTCCCACGTCTGTGGCGAGAGATTTACTGGCGAAACTGACCACTCTGTCCTCCTGCGCTCTCGAGACCCATGGCCCTGGAATG ATGTCGAAATTGTTTGAAGTCGCAAACTCAGTGGCAGACGTCATCATCTGCGCCCCTGACCTCGCAGATGTAGATTCGGCTCATGTTGGTCCCCGAGATATTCTTTGCGCCCTGAGCAGCTTGATCGCCTCGTTGCGAACGACAGCCAACCCTGCGCTTCTCACCCTGTTGcgagagaagatgatggcctgTGCATTAGGCCAAGCAGGGCCAGGAAGACTGTTGCAGATCACGGATGTCCCGGATGGTGATCTACAATCTGAAGAGATGAATCTAGTAGAGTAG
- a CDS encoding L-lactate dehydrogenase (cytochrome) yields MVLHPAEVAQHNNANSCWLIIHNKVYDLTDFLPNHPGGKKVILKNAGKDSTADFDLIHSNDVLDKWLEPSKHLGDIDTSVAGVSANGTIQSKEPEQSKPKLSQCVNISDFESVAQQIMKKSSWNYYSTGAEDEFTIKENHVAFQRIRFRPKVLINVEHVDISTTMLGAHTSAPIYITATAHAKLGDQHGEVTLARASNKHDIIQMIPLYSSCPLYDITNAREPNRTQWYQIYVKKDRNVTRKAVEAAEARGCKALCITVDNPHLGSREKVLRSQQSESEEDEFEDAPATELDPSLIMNSTLSWDDIPWFQEITNMSIVLKGVQRVEDVIKAAEYGVQAVIISNHGGRQLDYSEAPIEVLAEAMPILRERGHQGKIEVYIDGGVRRGSDVLKALCLGARGVGIGRPFLYAMAAYGQKGLEKAIRIYKDELERNMRLLGCTSIGQLHPGLVKVRGEVRERL; encoded by the exons ATGGTATTGCATCCCGCAGAGGTTGCCCAACACAATAACGCCAACTCCTGTTGGCTCATCATTCAT AACAAGGTCTACGATCTTACAGACTTTCTTCCAA ATCATCCTGGAGGAAAGAAGGTGATCCTGAAAAATGCG GGCAAGGACTCTACTGCAGACTTCGACCTGATTCACTCGAATGACGTTCTCGATAAGTGGCTGGAGCCATCCAAGCACCTGGGCGATATCGATACCAGCGTAGCAGGCGTGTCTGCGAATGGAACCATCCAGTCCAAAGAACCGGAACAGAGCAAGCCAAAGCTATCACAATGCGTGAACATATCAGACTTTGAGTCTGTAGCACAACAGATAATGAAGAAATCCTCTTGGAACTACTATTCCACTGGGGCCGAGGACGAGTTT ACCATCAAGGAGAACCACGTAGCTTTCCAACGCATACGGTTTCGGCCGAAGGTTCTTATCAACGTTGAGCATGTGGATATTTCTACCACTATGCTTGGAGCCCATACATCCGCTCCAATTTACATAACAGCTACCGCACACGCCAAGCTTGGCGACCAACACGGCGAAGTGACATTGGCGAGAGCAAGCAACAAGCATGATATCATCCAAATGATACCATTGTACTCATCATGTCCCCTCTACGATATCACGAATGCTAGGGAGCCTAATCGGACTCAATGGTATCAGATATATGTCAAGAAGGATCGAAATGTGACACGGAAGGCTGTTGAAGCCGCCGAAGCACGAGGCTGTAAAGCTTTGTGCATCACTGTCGATAATCCGCACCTCGGAAGTCGCGAAAAGGTCCTGCGTTCGCAGCAGAGTGAgtctgaagaagacgaaTTCGAGGATGCACCAGCAACGGAGCTGGATCCGTCTCTCATAATGAACTCAACCCTGTCCTGGGACGACATCCCGTGGTTTCAAGAAATTACTAACATGTCGATTGTCCTCAAAGGCGTGCAACGAGTCGAAGACGTCATTAAGGCAGCAGAATACGGCGTCCAGGCTGTGATAATCTCTAATCATGGCGGACGACAACTCGATTACTCAGAGGCTCCAATTGAGGTCCTTGCGGAGGCTATGCCTATCTTGAGAGAACGAGGCCATCAGGGCAAAATTGAAGTGTATATTGACGGCGGGGTTCGTCGTGGCTCAGACGTGTTAAAGGCTTTGTGTCTTGGTGCTCGTGGCGTGGGCATCGGTCGCCCATTTCTCTACGCGATGGCTGCCTATGGACAGAAAGGACTTGAGAAAGCGATTCGCATCTACAAAGATGAACTTGAAAGGAATATGCGACTGCTTGGGTGCACATCAATTGGCCAACTTCACCCAGGGCTGGTAAAGGTGCGCGGTGAGGTTCGGGAAAGGCTATAA
- a CDS encoding L-lactate dehydrogenase (cytochrome), whose amino-acid sequence MKKSSWNYYSTGAEDEFTIKENHVAFQRIRFRPKVLINVEHVDISTTMLGAHTSAPIYITATAHAKLGDQHGEVTLARASNKHDIIQMIPLYSSCPLYDITNAREPNRTQWYQIYVKKDRNVTRKAVEAAEARGCKALCITVDNPHLGSREKVLRSQQSESEEDEFEDAPATELDPSLIMNSTLSWDDIPWFQEITNMSIVLKGVQRVEDVIKAAEYGVQAVIISNHGGRQLDYSEAPIEVLAEAMPILRERGHQGKIEVYIDGGVRRGSDVLKALCLGARGVGIGRPFLYAMAAYGQKGLEKAIRIYKDELERNMRLLGCTSIGQLHPGLVKVRGEVRERL is encoded by the exons ATGAAGAAATCCTCTTGGAACTACTATTCCACTGGGGCCGAGGACGAGTTT ACCATCAAGGAGAACCACGTAGCTTTCCAACGCATACGGTTTCGGCCGAAGGTTCTTATCAACGTTGAGCATGTGGATATTTCTACCACTATGCTTGGAGCCCATACATCCGCTCCAATTTACATAACAGCTACCGCACACGCCAAGCTTGGCGACCAACACGGCGAAGTGACATTGGCGAGAGCAAGCAACAAGCATGATATCATCCAAATGATACCATTGTACTCATCATGTCCCCTCTACGATATCACGAATGCTAGGGAGCCTAATCGGACTCAATGGTATCAGATATATGTCAAGAAGGATCGAAATGTGACACGGAAGGCTGTTGAAGCCGCCGAAGCACGAGGCTGTAAAGCTTTGTGCATCACTGTCGATAATCCGCACCTCGGAAGTCGCGAAAAGGTCCTGCGTTCGCAGCAGAGTGAgtctgaagaagacgaaTTCGAGGATGCACCAGCAACGGAGCTGGATCCGTCTCTCATAATGAACTCAACCCTGTCCTGGGACGACATCCCGTGGTTTCAAGAAATTACTAACATGTCGATTGTCCTCAAAGGCGTGCAACGAGTCGAAGACGTCATTAAGGCAGCAGAATACGGCGTCCAGGCTGTGATAATCTCTAATCATGGCGGACGACAACTCGATTACTCAGAGGCTCCAATTGAGGTCCTTGCGGAGGCTATGCCTATCTTGAGAGAACGAGGCCATCAGGGCAAAATTGAAGTGTATATTGACGGCGGGGTTCGTCGTGGCTCAGACGTGTTAAAGGCTTTGTGTCTTGGTGCTCGTGGCGTGGGCATCGGTCGCCCATTTCTCTACGCGATGGCTGCCTATGGACAGAAAGGACTTGAGAAAGCGATTCGCATCTACAAAGATGAACTTGAAAGGAATATGCGACTGCTTGGGTGCACATCAATTGGCCAACTTCACCCAGGGCTGGTAAAGGTGCGCGGTGAGGTTCGGGAAAGGCTATAA